In a genomic window of Terriglobales bacterium:
- the hybB gene encoding Ni/Fe-hydrogenase cytochrome b subunit, with amino-acid sequence MTVKLPRFTFWRGVFVFVVLAGIYASYVRFTQGLGAATNLSDQFPWGIWVGFDVLCGVMLAAGGFTLMAAVHIFNVERFKPIGRATLLTAFLGYVLVVVALMFDLGRPYRIWHPLVMWNPRSVMFEVAWCVMLYTTVLSLEFAPVVFERLRLERPMRILRAISIPLVIAGVILSTLHQSSLGSLYLIVPQKLHPFWYSPLLPVFFFISAIAVGLAMTIFESSLSAKHFRRQLELPLLQELGRILMVVLGVYLVLRVQDLYHRGALRMVLEPGYETYLFMLEMALGLVLPLGLLLNRRMRESQGGLYLAAVLVVLGFITNRLNVSITGMEAAAGVHYIPKWTEIAITASIIAIGFFIFALAARYLAIFPEERPQAELRMPAELSHVAAD; translated from the coding sequence ATGACCGTCAAGCTGCCGCGCTTCACCTTCTGGCGAGGTGTTTTCGTCTTCGTGGTTCTGGCCGGAATCTACGCCTCCTATGTGCGCTTCACGCAAGGCCTCGGAGCTGCCACCAACCTCAGCGACCAGTTCCCCTGGGGCATCTGGGTCGGCTTCGATGTGCTGTGCGGTGTGATGCTGGCGGCGGGCGGCTTCACCCTGATGGCGGCGGTGCACATTTTCAACGTGGAGCGCTTCAAGCCCATCGGGCGCGCCACCTTGCTCACTGCCTTCCTGGGCTATGTGCTGGTGGTGGTGGCCCTGATGTTCGATTTGGGACGCCCCTACCGCATCTGGCATCCGCTGGTGATGTGGAATCCGCGCTCGGTGATGTTCGAGGTGGCCTGGTGCGTGATGCTCTACACCACGGTGCTGAGCCTGGAGTTCGCGCCGGTGGTGTTCGAGCGATTGCGGCTGGAGCGGCCCATGCGCATCCTCCGCGCCATTTCCATACCGCTGGTGATTGCCGGCGTGATCCTCTCCACCCTGCACCAGTCTTCGCTGGGCAGCCTTTACCTCATCGTCCCCCAGAAACTGCACCCTTTCTGGTACTCGCCGCTCTTGCCGGTGTTCTTTTTCATTTCCGCGATTGCCGTCGGCCTGGCCATGACCATCTTCGAGTCTTCGTTGAGCGCGAAGCACTTTCGGCGCCAGCTCGAGTTGCCGCTGCTGCAGGAGCTGGGGCGGATCCTGATGGTGGTGCTGGGGGTGTACCTGGTGTTGCGGGTGCAGGACCTCTACCACCGCGGCGCCTTGCGCATGGTGCTGGAGCCGGGCTACGAAACCTATCTCTTCATGCTGGAGATGGCCCTGGGATTGGTGTTGCCTCTGGGCTTGTTGCTGAATCGGCGGATGCGCGAGAGCCAGGGCGGACTCTATCTCGCGGCGGTCCTAGTGGTGCTGGGGTTCATCACCAATCGCTTGAACGTGAGCATCACCGGGATGGAAGCCGCGGCGGGCGTGCACTACATCCCCAAGTGGACGGAGATCGCCATCACCGCCAGCATCATTGCTATCGGCTTCTTCATCTTCGCTCTGGCCGCCCGCTACCTGGCCATCTTTCCGGAAGAACGGCCGCAGGCGGAGCTCCGGATGCCGGCGGAACTGAGCCATGTGGCCGCCGACTGA